In Tenacibaculum sp. 190524A02b, the genomic stretch AATTTATATATAGAATAATCTGTGTTTTTTTTCTGGTATTTCAATCTTGTAGTACAGATGATGAAATTACCATTTATGTAGATCCAGCTTTATCTTCAACAATAGATAAAGAGAATTTAAAACAGTATTTCCGCCAAAACCTGGCGGAATACTTAACTGATGATATTTTTAGAGTAGAATTAAAGTTACTATCTAACAACACAGCATCTAAATCTAATTCTAAGGTTATTGTGTATGATCCGCCTGAATTTGATGAATCCATTGTTACTTACGAAGAAAAACCAACGCCCATAAAGATAGAACTGTATGAAAAGCAAGTAGAACAATATAAAAGAACGTTTATTAATAAATTAATAGATACACTTACTACTTTAGAATATAACTCAAAGGAATCTGGTATTGCCGAAATGATTGTTCCTTTAAGTAATAAGATTCAACATCCGCTTAAAACAATTGTTATTACAGACTTAGTACAAATGTCATCAGTAATTAATTTCAAAAATGACAATTTTACTAAAGAATCAGATGCCATAACGTTAGCCCAAAAGCACGTCTTAAAAATCAGAGAACACTATATTTTCCCAGAAAAAGTTATGTCTGGTGTTGAATTAAACTGTTTAATTGTTTCCAATGAAGATGAATATTCTCAATATTATCTAGAGCGATATTGGACAACGTATTTCAGGCAATTTGAAGTGGAAATCAACTTTCAGAAATTATGATGAAAGATTTAAGTAAAATAAAAGCTTTTATTGTAAACAGGTCAACCATTTCTTCAAGAATATCAGCCTATCGTCTTGGCTATCGTTGGGAGTTAATTGAAATATCAGATAAACAATTACTTGATAATTTGATTAAAGAAATTTTGAGACATAGTAAGAAACATGTTTTGAAAGCTTTTCATGAAGGTATGTCTCATGCCAAAAATGAAAAGAAGTTTCTTCTCAAAAATTCACCTAGCAAAACGGAAGCAGTTAGTAAAACCGAACAAATTCAAATTGATAAAGAAGTAGCAAAACTGCAAAAAGACAGAGAAGAAAAACAGCAACAAGAAAAAGACCAATCTAAAAGCCGTTAAAGAGGACAGAAAAGGGAGTGAATTCCACTCCCTTTTTTCACAGATGTATCGAACTATTACCCACTGTTCAGAAATTTTAAAATTTCTAGACACGGAATCTCTTATTCTAATTTCAGAGGAATTAGAAGTCTATGATATAACATGAATCACTTTGATTTTTTACAAGATGACGTTTGATAAGTATTTGTTACAGATCGGCGAGAGTGCGTGTACTGCTGAGCGCAGACTTGAACTCTATAATGAGTGGCGTAAGTCGAGATTACGAGTTAATCAGAAGAAGCGCCGTAAACACCAGAAAAGGCTAGAGCTATCATTTTCTTTGGAGCAATACGAAGCATTTAAAAAAGATGCTGAAAAGCTAAATATAAGTGTTACTAAGCTTATTCAACAGGTGGTTGATAAAGGCTATCATCAAGAAGTTTTTCTGATGGTATCTCACGAGCTAGTTCACAAAATTCACATTGATCTGATACGTATTGGAACAAACGTAAACACCCTTAGTTTTCATGCTAATGCAAGGAAACATAATGAACTCTATCGTTCAGATATGGAGAAATTAAAAAAAGAGTTTTATGCGTTGCAGAATTTGTATTTGAGCTTTTGTACACCTGTTTCATTAGAGAACTTTTTTCGTCAGGAGCAGTCTAAAAATCCTAGATTTTTAGATTATGCTCAGATGATACTTAATGCTATTAAAAAAGAACAAGATGTACATTAAACAGCTTCCTACCAGTAATCAACGGTTTGATAAGCTTATCAAGTATTTTCTGAAAGGTTACCAGGAGGGAGACCTTCAATTATTCAGAAATACAGGACTCGCTTCAACTCCTGAAGAATTGACCAAAGTGTATCTAGAAAATGCAGAACATAAGCACCACAGGTCTAAAAACCTTCGGCACTGTATCATGTCGTTTTCAAGTGAAGACAGCAATGTTTTAGCTGATAATCCAGCTATTCTGTATGACCTTGCTGATAAGTATTTGGAATTACGAGGCTATAATACTGATGCTTTAGTATATGGTGTCTTACATAAGCCAGATATAACTAAAGAAGATGGCATACAGCACTATCACTGGCATTTCTTGATTTCTACCAACAAAATCAGAAGTCGTCAAAGTACTCGTGTTTCTAAGGCTGATTATAAAAGACAGGATATTGAATTAGAGAATTATCAGCAAGAAAAGTATGGTGATTTAAAATCGTTGGTGTATACGCATCCAGACAGAACACAAGAGAAGAAGCCGAAACATACTGCTAAGATGGATCACAAGACTTTTATAGCCGACCTCTATAATACGGTAGCTGCTGAAGCTTCTAATTTCTCGGATCTGTGTAATCGTCTTGAAAAAGAACATCCAGAACTAACCCTTTATACCAATAAAAAAGGAGTTGTTGTTGGTGCGTGGTATAAGAACTGTAAATATAGGCTCAAAACCTATATGCAATCAGAGCGATACGAAATTTTACAAGAGCTAGAACAACTCAAAGCGATTCGTGATAAACAGAAAGAACGAGGTAGAACTCGTTAGTATTCATTTTTAAAAATAAAATTTATGTCATTTTACAATAAATTCTTTAGTATCAAACCTAATGAGGGATTGTATGGATCAGCTTCCTATCTTTCTCGTTGGGAACTAAGAACATTTTTCCATAGCAAATCATTGGGTATTTCCCTTGATGGGAAGAAACATTTAAAACCCCAATTTACCAAACTTAATACATTGGTAATTTGCCCTACTGGGGGAGGAAAATCGACTTTAATAAAGGGGAATATTCTTCAAAAAAGCATGAAATATCCACATAGTTTTTGGGTGATCGACCCTGCTTCGGATATTTACAGAGATACTCATAAATGGCTCGAAAAACAAGGGTTTATAACCAAAGTTATAAATCTTGATGATGCTTCAAAATCGTTAAAAATCAATATTCTTTTGATCGCTGCTAGAACGCCAAATGGTATAGAGGATTTAGCAAGTTTGTTTATTTTAATTCAGTATGACGGGGTAAACTCTGGTGATCCTTTCTGGCGAGATTCTGCACAGAATTTGTTAATACTTCTGATGAGGACGGTTGTTTCGAGTTCTCAAAATGAATATGCTAAAACCTTACATACGGTTTATATGCTTTTAAATTGGTTTAGTGTGGAACAAGAAAAACTCGATAGGTTTATTTTGACCCATTTAAGAAACAATCAGCGAATGAAAGACGAGTATAAATCGCTAATTGCGAACAGTTCAGAAAACAGCAAAGTACTTCTCAGTGTCGTAAGTACAGCGAAGTCTGCCATAGCAAAATTAGTAACCAATGAGACCATTTCAGAAATTATTAGTGATGATAATTTTGATATTGAGACGCTCCGTAAAATCCCACAAGGAATTTTTATACAGGTGCGCGAAGATCGATTGAATCACAGTGGTGTAAAAGCAATGCTCAGTATTCTCAACAAGTTTTTATTAGCACAATGTATGCGACTTCCAGAAAAGGGAGAACAGCAGTTGGACGTG encodes the following:
- a CDS encoding type IV secretory system conjugative DNA transfer family protein; protein product: MSFYNKFFSIKPNEGLYGSASYLSRWELRTFFHSKSLGISLDGKKHLKPQFTKLNTLVICPTGGGKSTLIKGNILQKSMKYPHSFWVIDPASDIYRDTHKWLEKQGFITKVINLDDASKSLKINILLIAARTPNGIEDLASLFILIQYDGVNSGDPFWRDSAQNLLILLMRTVVSSSQNEYAKTLHTVYMLLNWFSVEQEKLDRFILTHLRNNQRMKDEYKSLIANSSENSKVLLSVVSTAKSAIAKLVTNETISEIISDDNFDIETLRKIPQGIFIQVREDRLNHSGVKAMLSILNKFLLAQCMRLPEKGEQQLDVHAYIDEAGAFYLQNLDSYIVVMRKRNVSIMLFLQDLFQLDMYGFAKKKIIASNCLNKLIYPAVSPDDAAWASNLVGNETKEILDRPVGIPLISAQQIRNLSPHEMLFIHKSKAAILKLRPWYKQWKLKKRTEL